gctgggccaattgtgcgccgccctatgggactctcaatcactgccggttgtgatacagcctggaatcaaattTGGGTCTGTAGGGAttcctccagcactgagatgcagtgccttagactgctgtgccacatACATAGAAACAATCGGAGACACTCACTGACTGCCGTACATAGATATGTACTTTTCCAGACTACACTTGTCCTGTTccgtaggggtgtgtgtgtgtgtgtgtgtgtgtgtgtgtgtgtgtgtgtgtgtgtgtgtgtgtgtgtgtgtgtgtgtgtgtgtgtgtgtgtgtgtgtgtgtgtatatgtcgtGTGTGCGTTTACACATCACAGGCAGAGGTAGCGCAAATCTCTGGAGTCTGTTCTCTGTTAGATCATTAAAGAgaggactaacacacacacacacaccacacacacacacacacacacacacacacacacacacacacacacacacacacacacacacacacacatcttgtgTTTCTCTTTACTTCCTACATCAAGGGCATCTTCAAAGACTTACTGCAGATGTAAGTATGAGTTTCCATGAGAAGGAATCTCATTCTGTTTAAAACAGTTAGCTTTGTGTTTGGACATATCCGTACTGCAAACTAAATTATGATTTTGTAAATCACATTGTTTGTTGCTGCAAAATCCTTGCTCTCTTCTGCAGTAATGTTCAATGGGCTATAGATAGTTCCATATGACTTCATACCCTGTAACTCTGATGTCTGTGTagtaacaacgtgacacacagcAGTACTACACAGACTAGAGAGAAAAGTGTgaccaatccctctctctccctctcttccctctcttctccctctcttccctatattctctctcttccctctctccctctctctctctctctctctctctccctctctccctctctctctctctctctctctctctctctctctctctctctctctctctctctctctctctctctctctccctctcttctctctctcttctctctcttctctctctccctctctccctccctctctctctctctctctctcttccctctcttccctctccctctctctctctctcttccctctctctctctctctctctctccctctccctctccttctctctctctctctctccctctccctctctctctctctctctctctctcttctccctctcttccctctattctctctcttccctctccccctctctctccctctcttccctctccctctcttccctctcttccctctccctctccctccctctcttccctctctctctctctttctctctttctctatctctctctctctctctctctccttctctcttctctccctctctctctctctctctctgtctctctccctctctctctcctctctctctctcctctctccctccctctccctctctctctccctctctctctctctctctctctctctctctccctctcttccctctcttctccctctctctctctctctctctctctctctctctctctctctctctctctctctctctctctcaattcaagggctttattgacatgggagacatatgttaacattgccaaagcaagtgaagtagataataaatgaaagttgaaaattaacagtaaacattacactcacagaagttccaaaataataaagacatttccaatgtcatattatgtctatatagagAGTTGTAACTATGTGCaaatagtctctctgtctctgtatcagtCTTTCTACAGATAGGTTGAATGGTGGAACTGACTGTGGTGAGTGGGAGGACAGCGACCTTCACTGTGATCCTGCAGATGAGTGTGGTGTGAATGAGTTCTTCAGTCCTGTCGGGAGTGTGAGTCTGGCTGCTGGACAGACAGAAACCATAGAGCTCCACTACCTGCCCTTCCACCTGGGGAGAAGACACTGCTCCGTCCTGCTCGTCAGCCAGCAGGtatacaggagaggagagagactgcagactgcagtgtgtgtggatgtgtgtgtgtgtggaagtgtgtgtgtgtgtgtggatgtgtgtgtgtgtgtgtgtgtgtgtgtgggtgtgtgtgggtgtgtgtgtgtgtgtggatgtgtgtgtgtgtgtggatgtgtgtgtgtgtgtgtgtgtggatgtgtgtgtgtgtggatgtgtgtgtgtgtggatgtgtgtgtgtgtgtgtgtgccatgatTTAGGTGTACCTTCCAGGTGCTGTGTGTATTTAAATCTAGCTTGGATAATGTGTGTTGTTgattataggtgtgtgtgtgtgtgtgtcatgattTAGGTGTACCTTCCAGGTGCTGTGTGTATTTAAATCTAGCTTGGATAATGTGTGTTGTTgattataggtgtgtgtgtgtgtgtcatgattTAGGTGTACCTTCCAGGTGCTGTGTGTATTTAAGTCTAGCTTGGATAATGTGTGTTGTTgattataggtgtgtgtgtgtgtgtgtcatgattTAGGTGTACCTTCCAGGTGCTGTGTGTATTTAAATCTAGCTTGGATAATGTGTGTTGTTgattataggtgtgtgtgtgtgtgtgtgtgtgtcatgattTAGGTGTACCTTCCAGGTGCTGTGTTTATTTAAATCTAGCTTGGATAATGTGTGTTGTTgattataggtgtgtgtgtgtgtgtgtgtgtcatgattTAGGTGTACCTTCCAGGTGCTGTGTGTATTTAAATCTAGCTTGGATAATGTGTGTTGTTgattataggtgtgtgtgtgtcatgattTAGGTGTTCCTTCCAGGTGCTGTGTTTATTTAAATCTAGCTTGGATAATGTGTGTTGTTgattataggtgtgtgtgtgtgttttgtcggTGTAGGTTGGTGAGCAGGTGTATCTTGTGGAGGGGACAGCAGAtcttcccctgtcctcccctctgaCCACAAAGCCCAGTCCAAATGTAGTCCATGTTAGCAGCGCCACCTCTGGTGAGTACTGGTACTGAACACATCTCCAGAGTCATGATGACTGTCGCAGGTTCGAACCCCCGAGCTGACTacgtgaaaaatctgtcgatgtggtgctgatcccaggcctgtgtgtgtttccatatGCCCTGTGTGTCTGCTAGATGGTGCTGATCCcaggcctgtgtgtgtttccGTATGCCCTGTGTGTCTGCTAGATGGTGCTGATCCcaggcctgtgtgtgtttccGTATGCCCTGTGTGTCTGCTAGATGGTGCTGATCCCAGGCCTGCGGTGAACCTGCGTTGCGGCGTGGGCAGCACCCTGGATGAGGTGGTGTGTGTCCCCCTGGTGAACGGGCTGTGGGAGCGGGCGCTGGCCACCGTGGGGCAGCAGAGGATGAGCCCTGTGGAGAAGAAGAGGCGCAgcctcacacacactctggacagcaGCACCGTCCGGGCCGGGGTGGCGGCCGCCGCACTCACCACCCCACAGgtagacaggagacacacacacaggtagacaggagacacacacacaggtagacaggagacacacacacaggtagacaggagacacacacacaggtagacaggagacacacacacaggtagacaggagacacacacacagagacacacacacacaggtagacagtagacacacacacagagacacacacacacaggtagacaggagacacacacacagagacacacacacacaggtagacaggagacacacacagagagacacacacacacacacacaggtagacagtagacacacacagagacacacacacacacacacacacacacacacacacacacacacacacacacacacacacacacacacacacacacacacacacacacacacaggtagacagtagacacacacacacacacacacacaggtagacagtagacacacgcacacagacagacacacacacaggtagacagtagacacacacacacacacacacacacacacacacacacacacagacagacacacacacacactggacagctctttctctctctctctgtctctctctctctctctctctctctctctctctctctctctctctctctgtttctctctctctctctctctctgtttctcaattcaattcaattcaagggctttattggcatgggaaacatgtgttaacattgccaaagcaagtaaggtagataatatataaagtgaaataaacaataaaaattaacagtagacatcacacatacagaagtttcaaaactataaagacattacaaatgtcatattatatatatatacagtgtttttacaatgtacaaatggtaaaggacacaagataaaataaataagcatagatatgggttgtatttacaatggtgtgtgttcttcactggttgcccttttctcgtggcaacaggtcacaaatcttgctcctctgatggcacactgtggaatttcacccagtagatatgggagtttttcaaaattgggtttgttttcgaattctatgtggatctgtgtaatctgagggaaatatgtgtctctaatatggtcatacattgggcaggaggttaggaagtgcagctcagtttccacctcattttgtgggcagtgagcacatagcctgtattctcttgagagccatgtctgcctacggcggcctttcttaatagcaaggctatgctcactgagtctgtacatagtcaaagctttccttaagtttgggtcagtcacagtggtcaggtattctgccgctgtgtactctctgtttagggccaaatagcattctagtttgctctgtttttttgttaattctttccaatgtgtcaagtaattatctttttgttttctcatgatttggttgggtctaattgtgttgctgtcctggggctctgtagggtgtgtttgtgtttgtgaacagagccccaggaccagcttgcttagggactcttctccaggttcatctctctgtaggtgatggctttattatggaaggtttgggaatcgcttccttttaggtggttatagaatttaacagctcttttctggattttgataattagtgggtatcggcctaattctgctctgcatgcattatttggtgttattcgttgtacacagaggatatttttgcagaattctgcgtgcagagtctcaatttggtggttgtcccattttgtgaagtcttggttggtgagcggaccccagacctcacaactctgactctctctctctctttgccctccTGGCCTCCTGTCTGTCCCTGCTGGTCCCTGGTACAGTCCAgtctgaccgtctctctcctcccctccagtccCTCCTTTTCCCTGGTCCAgtctgaccgtctctctcctcccctccagtccCTCCTTTTCCCTGGTCCAgtctgaccgtctctctcctctcctccagtccctcctggtccctggttcagtccagtctgaccgtctctctgctctcctccagtccctcctggtccctggtccagtctgaccatctctctcctccagtccctcctggtCCAGTCCAatctgaccgtctctctcctctcctccagtccctcctggtccagtccagtctgaccgtctctctcctctcctccattccctcttggtccctggtccagtccagtctgaccgtctctctcctatcctccagtccctcctggtccctggttcagtccagtctgaccgtctctctcctctcctccagtccctcctggtccctggtccagtccagtctgaccatctctctcctctcctccagtccctcctggtccctggttcagtccagtctgaccgtctctctcctctcctccagtccctcctggtccagtccagtctgaccatctctctcctctcctccattccctcttggtccctggtccagtccagtctgaccgtctctctcctctcctccagtccctcctggtccctggtccagtccagtctgaccatctctctcctctaccccagtccctgctggtccctggtccagtctgaccgtctctctcctctcctccagtccctgctggtccctggtccagtctgaccgtctctctcctctcctccagtccctgctggtccctggtccagtctgaccgtctctctcctctcctccagtccctgctggtccctggtccagtctgaccgtctctctcctctcctccagtccctcctggtccctggttcagtccagtctgaccgtctctctcctctcctccagtccctcctggtccctggtccagtccaatctgaccgtctctctcctctcctccagtccctcctggtccagtccagtctgaccgtctctctcctctcctctcctccattccctcttggtccctggtccagtccagtctgaccgtctctctcctctcctccagtccctcctggtccagtccagtctgaccgtctctcttctctcctccagtccctcctggtccctggtccagtctgaccatctctctcctccagtccctcctggtccctggtccagtcCAATCTGACcgtctcgctcctctcctccagtccctcctggtccagtccagtctgaccgtctctctcctctcctctcctccattccctcttggtccctggtccagtccagtctgaccgtctctctcctctcctccattccctcttggtccctggtccagtccagtctgaccgtctctctcctctcctccagtccctcctggtccctggtccagtctgaccgtctctctcctctcctccagtccctcctggtccctggttcagtccagtctgaccgtctctctcctctcctccagtccctcctggtccagtccagtctgaccgtctctctcctctcctccagtccctcctggtccctggtccagtttggccgtctctctcctctcctccagtccctcctggtccctggtccagtctgaccgtctctctcctctcctccagtccctgcTGGTCCCTGGTACAGTCCagcctgactgtctctctcctctcctccagtccctgctggtccctggtccagtctgaccgtctctctcctctcctccagtccctgctggtccctggtccagtctgaccgtctctctcctcttctccagtccctgctggtccctggtccagtccagtcccaGGTGGTAGAGTACCATGTGGAGGTTTCTCTACCGGAACACTTCCTCTTCCCTCATACCATCACTCTGCCAGTGGCCAGGGACGCACGGGTCACACAGGACAAcctcacaggtacacacacacacacacacacacagacacgcacacgcacacgcacacacacacacacacaaacgacatagacgacacacacacacacacacacacacacacacacacacacacacacacacacacacacacacacacacacacacacacagacagacacacgcatacagacacaaacacatacacacacacacacacacagacagacagacagacagacagacagacagacagacagacagacacccatacactcctatccccctcccctctctgtccagaCTCTGAGGTGGTGATGGTACCACTGAGGTTCCATGCCCACGTGGCCGGTCGGTTCCGGTGCCAGCTGGTTCTGCAGTCGTGGCGTGACATCAGAGTCTACCTGCTGGAAGCTGTGGTTACCGCAGAGGGAGGACACGCCCAGCTAGAGTTCACCACGCCCGCTCACCTGTCTGTCACTCAGGACATCCCTCTggtaggtggaggaggaggaggagggacaggagagaggggaaggaggagagaggtggaggaggagcatgaggagagaggggaaggaggagagaggtggaggaggaggaggagagaggggaaggaggagagaggtggtggaggaggagggacaggagagaggggaaggaggagagaggtggaggaggaggagggacaggggaggagaaggaggagggggagggacaggagagaggggaaggaggagagaggtggaggaggagggacaggggaggggaaggaggaggaggagggacaggagagagggacaggagaggaggaggagggacaggaggagagaggtggaggaggaggaggagagaggggaaagaggagaaagggaaggaggaggaggagaaaggggaaggagtaggaggagaaaggggaaggaggagagaggtggaggaggaggaagaagagagaggggaaggaggagagaggtggaggaggaggagggacaggggaggggaaggaggaggaggaggaagaggagatgtgGAGGTGCCAGGCTTTGTGCTCTGGAGTGGCTGTTGAGTTgaattgtgtgttgtgtgtgtgtatgtgtgtgcgtgtgtgttgtgtgttgggtgtgtgtgtatgtgtgtgttgggtgtgtgtatgtgtgtgtgtgtgtgtgtgttggtgtgtgtgttgggtgtgtgtgtgtgttgtgtgtgttgggtgtgtgtgtgtaagtgtgtgttgggtgtgtgtgtgtgtgtgttgggtgtatgttgtgtgtgttttgtgtgtatgtgtgtgtgtgtatgttgtgtgtgttgggtgtgtgttgtgtatgtgtatgttgggtgtgtgttgtgtgtgtgtgttgggtgtgtgtgtatgttgggtgtgtgtgtgtgtgtggtgtgtgtgcgtgcatgggtGTTGGGTTTgttgggtgtgtgcgtgcgtgcgtgttgggtgtgtgtgtgtgggggggtttgtATTACTATCCTCATGGTACTGTAAATCCCCAGTTGTCTCCACAAGGAGAATAAAACAAGGAACGTTCTCTCTGGTGGGGACATCTCCCAGGTCcacatgaggacaaaggctaatttaggtttaggggctaggttttggttagaattaggtttagaattagcattagggttaggggttaggtttgggttagggttaggggttaggggttagggttaggggttattggttagggttaggggttagggttagggttgggttaggggttaggggttaggggttgggttaggggttagggttagggttgggggttgggttaggggttagggtttgggattagggttgggttaggggttagggtttgggttggggttagggttgggggttgggttaggggttagggtttgggaTTAGGGTTGGGGGTTGGGTTGGGAAAAATAGGATGTGTGTGTCTCATCTTTCCTGTATTCTCTCCAGATCAATGAGAGCAGACAGGACTGGCGTCTGCGAGGCTTGGTTAGTGGCTGTGGTTTCTACGGCCCTCCTGTGGTGTACATACGGGCCGGGGAGAAGACCTGTTACCCCCTTACCTTTAGACCCACCACACAGAGCATCGTCACGGTAATACACTCATCCCCCTGCTCCTGCtccgcctcttcctcctcttcctcttccgcctcctgtttccctgtcttctctctgtcctgccttaccctctctcttcactttttaacaaggggagagagagagggggagacatagatagatggacagggagagggagagagatatggagagagggagagagagtgggggagagagagagagagggagaaggagagagagagagagagagagagagtgggggagagagagagtgggaaatagagatagagttggggagagagagagtgagggagaaggagagagagagagagagagagagagtgggggagagagagagtgggggagagagagagagagtggggggagagagagagagtgggggagagagagatagagagagagagggggatagatagagatagagggggagatatagagagattggggatgagagagagagtggggagagagagggatagatagagagagggacatggagagagagagagagagggggatagatagagatagagggagagagagagtggtggagagagagaaagtggtggagagagagagagtgggggagagagagagagtgggggagagagagagagttgaggtcAGGTAATGAGTGATGAATCAT
The Oncorhynchus masou masou isolate Uvic2021 unplaced genomic scaffold, UVic_Omas_1.1 unplaced_scaffold_4743, whole genome shotgun sequence DNA segment above includes these coding regions:
- the LOC135535297 gene encoding cilia and flagella-associated protein 47-like, which produces MLQVEKSQENLIQQFSFRTNPSSDNNTSLSTDRLNGGTDCGEWEDSDLHCDPADECGVNEFFSPVGSVSLAAGQTETIELHYLPFHLGRRHCSVLLVSQQVGEQVYLVEGTADLPLSSPLTTKPSPNVVHVSSATSDGADPRPAVNLRCGVGSTLDEVVCVPLVNGLWERALATVGQQRMSPVEKKRRSLTHTLDSSTVRAGVAAAALTTPQSLLVPGPVQSQVVEYHVEVSLPEHFLFPHTITLPVARDARVTQDNLTDSEVVMVPLRFHAHVAGRFRCQLVLQSWRDIRVYLLEAVVTAEGGHAQLEFTTPAHLSVTQDIPLINESRQDWRLRGLVSGCGFYGPPVVYIRAGEKTCYPLTFRPTTQSIVTGRLSLLNDTDGTEHSFTLRGVGERSLPLDHVVIHCSVRQVTHSTLQVPNYSQHPLTCQVDTLLL